A genome region from Caloranaerobacter ferrireducens includes the following:
- a CDS encoding carbohydrate ABC transporter permease, whose protein sequence is MMSSVKKDRLGKIIDASFFPLLIFFSLIMLIPVYILVKVSISQPVDVLTQHPTFLIRNFTWDHWIKVLTSGKLWPAFRKSFTVATLTAIFAIIIATPASYVISRLPKKVKYVVILGLFFTRMFPNVGIALPIAVKFLKWNLMDTYIGLVLAHLIEQLPFITWILVGTFEVIPVDLEKSAMIDGASRLRALMSIVIPNAAPGIAVATLFVWLNSWNEFTYALYLSLSENTLPLQVYYYVNRGGFFQTATYATILTIPVAVVTYALQRYLKSDYLGGAIK, encoded by the coding sequence ATGATGAGTTCAGTTAAAAAAGATAGATTAGGCAAAATTATTGATGCTTCTTTTTTCCCCCTTCTTATATTTTTTTCATTGATAATGTTAATACCTGTGTATATATTGGTTAAAGTTTCAATCAGTCAACCAGTAGATGTACTTACACAACATCCAACATTTTTAATTAGGAATTTTACTTGGGATCATTGGATAAAGGTATTAACTTCTGGTAAATTGTGGCCAGCTTTTAGAAAAAGTTTTACAGTAGCGACTTTAACTGCAATATTTGCAATAATTATAGCAACACCTGCTTCATATGTGATTTCAAGATTACCTAAAAAAGTAAAGTACGTTGTTATATTAGGACTTTTTTTCACTAGAATGTTTCCCAATGTGGGTATAGCTTTACCAATAGCTGTAAAGTTTTTGAAATGGAACCTTATGGATACTTATATAGGCCTTGTATTAGCTCACTTGATTGAACAATTACCTTTTATTACATGGATACTTGTAGGTACTTTTGAAGTTATACCTGTTGATTTAGAGAAAAGTGCAATGATTGATGGAGCTTCGAGATTAAGAGCTCTTATGAGTATAGTAATACCAAATGCAGCTCCTGGAATTGCAGTAGCGACTTTGTTTGTATGGCTGAATTCATGGAATGAATTTACTTATGCATTATATTTATCACTGTCTGAAAATACCTTACCTTTGCAAGTTTACTATTATGTTAATAGAGGTGGGTTCTTTCAAACTGCAACATATGCAACAATATTAACTATTCCTGTGGCTGTTGTTACTTATGCTCTACA